In a single window of the Bacillus mycoides genome:
- a CDS encoding sulfite exporter TauE/SafE family protein yields the protein MAIIITMLLMGVLLGFVGAGGAGFIIAILTLVFHIPIHVALATSLTAMAFTTLSGVVSHYREGNVVLVIGGVVGGFGAIGSFIGSKFGSLIPAHLLHWFTAGMLFLSAIFMFIRLIMFQKRSQSSLKGHKELSKDNVIKCIFLGLVTGILAGAFGIGSAPFIQLGLMVLLGLTIRQSVGTTMLVILPIAIGGGFGYSSEGYLDYVLLVQVLIGTMLGAYIGAKFTNYAPRMLLRFSMIMTPILAGCMLLVD from the coding sequence GTGGCAATTATTATAACAATGTTATTAATGGGAGTTTTATTAGGATTTGTCGGAGCAGGGGGAGCAGGATTTATCATCGCGATACTCACTCTAGTATTCCATATCCCAATTCATGTTGCTCTTGCAACATCTTTAACTGCGATGGCATTTACGACATTATCTGGAGTAGTAAGTCATTACCGAGAAGGGAATGTTGTGCTTGTAATAGGCGGAGTTGTTGGGGGATTTGGCGCGATTGGTTCCTTTATTGGTTCAAAGTTTGGTTCGTTAATACCAGCACATCTGTTGCATTGGTTTACAGCTGGTATGTTATTTTTATCGGCAATTTTTATGTTTATTCGGTTGATTATGTTTCAAAAAAGATCACAGTCGTCTTTAAAAGGGCATAAAGAACTTTCGAAAGATAACGTGATTAAATGTATATTCCTCGGATTGGTGACTGGAATTTTAGCAGGTGCATTTGGTATTGGCTCAGCACCTTTTATCCAACTCGGATTAATGGTTCTATTAGGTTTAACAATCCGTCAATCTGTAGGGACGACAATGCTCGTTATATTACCAATCGCAATTGGAGGTGGGTTTGGATATAGTTCGGAAGGGTATTTAGATTATGTATTATTAGTACAAGTTTTAATCGGGACAATGTTAGGAGCGTATATAGGAGCTAAGTTTACAAATTATGCACCTCGCATGCTTCTAAGGTTTTCGATGATTATGACACCAATATTAGCTGGATGTATGTTGTTAGTAGATTAA
- a CDS encoding DUF3903 domain-containing protein has product MISKYVVECVFCEENRKPRQSIVTVPATSQLLAIQKVRAECKRRFGKTLLLQTEIKEDLLIEQKES; this is encoded by the coding sequence ATGATTTCTAAATATGTTGTGGAATGTGTTTTTTGTGAAGAAAACCGAAAACCTCGGCAATCCATTGTCACAGTGCCTGCTACTTCTCAGCTACTAGCCATTCAAAAAGTACGAGCTGAATGTAAACGTCGCTTCGGAAAAACTTTATTATTGCAAACAGAAATTAAAGAAGACTTACTCATTGAACAAAAAGAAAGCTGA
- a CDS encoding BC1881 family protein: MKSIPTEVLSKELMEREGVISITVMEFEKIEVAGVVVSGPAVILINQD, translated from the coding sequence GTGAAATCAATACCGACTGAAGTCCTGAGTAAGGAATTGATGGAAAGAGAAGGGGTTATATCTATTACAGTGATGGAATTTGAAAAGATAGAAGTGGCCGGAGTAGTTGTTTCTGGTCCAGCTGTTATTTTAATTAATCAAGATTAA